From Nicotiana tabacum cultivar K326 chromosome 15, ASM71507v2, whole genome shotgun sequence, the proteins below share one genomic window:
- the LOC107778901 gene encoding signal recognition particle subunit SRP54 2, with protein MVLAQLGGSISRALQQMSNATIIDEKVLNECLNEITRALLQADVQFKLVRDMTTNIKKIVNLDDLAAGHNKRRIIQQAVFNELCKILDPGKPSFTPKKGKPSVVMFVGLQGSGKTTTCTKYAYYHQKKGWKPALVCADTFRAGAFDQLKQNATKAKIPFYGSYTESDPVRIAAEGVETFKKENCDLIIVDTSGRHKQEAALFEEMRQVSEATKPDLVIFVMDSSIGQAAFDQAQAFKQSVAVGAVIVTKMDGHAKGGGALSAVAATKSPVIFIGTGEHMDEFEIFDVKPFVSRLLGMGDWSGFMDKIHEVVPMDQQPELLQKLSEGHFTLRIMYEQFQNILKMGPIGQVFSMLPGFSAELMPKGREKESQAKIKRYMTMMDSMTNEELDSSNPKLMTESRIMRIARGSGRQVHEVMEMMEEYKRLAKIWSKMKGLKIPKKGEMSALSRNMNAQHMSKVLPPQMLKQIGGMGGLQNLMKQMGGMGGMGSAKDMMGMFGGGDK; from the exons ATGGTGTTAGCACAATTAGGGGGGAGCATATCACGTGCTCTCCAGCAAATGAGCAATGCCACAATCATTGATGAGAAAGTTCTCAACGAATGCCTCAATGAAATTACACGTGCCCTTCTTCAAGCTGATGTTCAGTTTAAGCTTGTCCGTGATATGACTACCAATATCAAGAAAATTGTTAATCTCGATGATCTTGCTGCTGGGCACAACAAGCGTAGGATTATTCAACAG GCGGTCTTTAATGAGCTCTGCAAGATATTGGATCCTGGGAAGCCTTCTTTTACACCAAAAAAGGGGAAACCTAGTGTTGTCATGTTTGTTGGTTTGCAAG GGTCTGGAAAGACAACAACATGCACAAAGTATGCATACTACCACCAGAAAAAAGGTTGGAAACCAGCTTTAGTATGTGCAGATACATTCAGAGCTGGTGCTTTCGATCAATTGAAGCAGAATGCAACAAAAGCCAAGATACCCTTTTATGGAAG CTATACGGAGTCAGACCCTGTGAGAATAGCAGCTGAAGGTGTTGAGACATTTAAGAAGGAAAATTGTGATCTAATAATTGTTGATACCAGTGGGCGCCACAAACAAGAAGCTGCTCTTTTTGAAGAAATGCGACAAGTTTCTGAAGCAACG AAACCAGATCTTGTGATATTTGTTATGGATAGCAGTATTGGTCAAGCTGCGTTTGATCAAGCTCAAGCATTTAAGCAAAGTGTCGCAGTTGGAGCTGTGATTGTTACTAAGATGGATGGTCATGCAAAAGGAGGTGGTGCCCTTAGTGC AGTTGCTGCAACAAAAAGTCCCGTCATATTTATTGGAACTGGTGAACACATGGACGAGTTTGAAATTTTCGATGTTAAGCCATTTGTCAGCCGTCTTTTAG GCATGGGTGACTGGTCTGGGTTCATGGACAAGATACATGAAGTTGTCCCGATGGATCAACAGCCTGAGCTTCTTCAGAAGTTATCGGAAGGACACTTTACCTTGAGGATAATGTATGAGCAATTTCAAAACATACTTAAAATGGGTCCCATTGGCCAG GTCTTCTCAATGCTTCCAGGATTCAGTGCAGAGTTGATGCCAAAAGGCCGTGAAAAGGAAAGCCAGGCAAAAATTAAACGATACATGACAATGATGGATTCAATGACTAATGAAG AATTGGATAGTTCCAACCCAAAGCTTATGACAGAATCCCGAATTATGCGGATAGCTAGGGGCTCCGGTCGCCAAGTGCATGAGGTCATGGAAATGATGGAGGAATACAAACGACTGGCGAAGATATGGAGTAAGATGAAGGGGCTTAAGATTCCAAAGAAGGGAGAGATGAGTGCCTTGTCTCGAAATATGAATGCGCAACACATGAGCAAAGTCCTGCCCCCTCAGATGTTGAAGCAAATAGGTGGCATGGGTGGTTTGCAAAACTTGATGAAGCAAATGGGCGGAATGGGTGGAATGGGTTCCGCTAAGGACATGATGGGTATGTTTGGTGGTGGAGACAAGTAA